DNA sequence from the Parasphingorhabdus cellanae genome:
TTCGCGAAATGCTTCTACCGGCTTGATCACAAATGGCGCTTTCGGAAGCGTATTGAAGAATTTCGGCAGTTCTTTTTCCATCGCCGCCAGCTTCAGATTGGCTTCGGCCAGATAGTCCTCCCGACTGGTATGGAAATATTGATCGCTGGTCCGCAGATGCTCGAAAAAATCCTGCAAACTGCCTTCAAATCCAACCTGCGCCATGATTTTGCGCATCTCGCCATGGATACGCTCGACATTATCAAGGCCAATTTGATGGATCTCATCAGCAGTGAGATCGGTAGTCGTGTAATTTTTTAGCCGCTCGGCATAATAAGCAGCGCCATCCTTGAACCGCCATACGCCGTCACCATCAACGGCCATTGTCTGCTGTCGCTCCATTTCAGCAATCAGGCTTTTATAGGCCGGGGCCAGACTGTCGGTCAAAGCTGTGCGTCCACGGGCAATCAAATCAGCTTTTTCAGCATCCGGGATGGAGAGCGCGTTCACCTTTTTTTGCAGATCAGCGTAGATTGGCGAATCTTCACCTTCGTCAAAAGGCGCGCCGCTGATGACATTTTTGGCGTCATTGATGACGTAGGGAAAAACCCAATCCGGCACGATAATGCCGTCATTGGCCCGTTCAGCCGATTGCGCGACCAGCGAGTCAAAAAATGGCCCTGCTGCGTTTAGACGGCTGACATAGGCTTCGGCATCGGCCTTGTTGGTTACCCGGTGAATATTGATCATGAAGGCTGGAATCTGGCTCTGCGCGCCGTTCATCTGATCGAAGATATAGCTGTTCCGGCGAAACGGGAATGCGTTTTTCGAGCGCTCTGCGCGCGCCTGAAACAGGCGATAGCTAAGTTTGCTATCATCGCTAAGCTGACTCTCGTCAAACTCGGCTTCCATGACAACAAGCGCCTCTTGGCCTCGCTCATATTGCTCTACGGCAGCTGCATCGCTGGGATCATCAAGTTTGCCATAGTCCATATCCTTGATGCCGCGGTAAGATTTTGAAATCGGTGAATTGGCCAATTCTATCTGATCATAATCGTCAAAAAACGTCGACAGGCGAGCGTTGATGTCGCTGTCAGCTTCGGCCTGCTCCGTCTGTGCCTGCGCCGGATTCGCGCTCGCGCTCACAACCTCGCCGTCAGTGGGCGAACAAGCGGCTAGAAATGCGGTGGTAGTGAGGAGGACATATTTGGTCATTGCGATTCCCTTTATGGTTATCATACTGGTATCAGGTCGTTTTCCGATCGTAAATAAAGTCACGCAATTTTATTACAAAATCCATGAGGCGTGATTTTGTGGCAACAGGCTGTCTTACCGTCCTTCAACGCCCTCTAGCAAAATGTCGTCCATCGTCTCGCCATGCAAAACCGAAATATCCCCTGTCGCTTCCAGCACGACGGCGCGTACATCGGAAAATCGCAACACATTGGCTTCCCGCAATTTCGCGATAAGGTCTGCTCGCGAAACGCGGTGGCGAGTTAAGGCGCTCTCATCCACGACACCGTCCTGCATCAACAGCACCGGATTATTGTCGATAGCAGATTCCACCCTGTCCGAATTCTTGCGCAGTCGGGAAATTATATATTGCGCCAGGAACAGAATGATAATCGCAACCAGCGTTTGAAAAAAGTCAGACCATGACGTCATCGTTGCAGCGGTTGCCAATAACGAGCCCATCGCCACTGTAACGACAAAATCGAAAGACGTCATTTTCGAGAAAGACCGCAGACCTACCATCCGAACAAGAATGATAATCCAGACGAAGGCTATTATGCCCAGTACCGACCCTCGCAATACAGTGTCCCAGGCCGGTTCGAGTCCAAACATTGCCATGTCCTACCTATTCATTCTTCCTTGTACCAGTGTATCGACGACGTTTGGATCTGCAAGGGTAGAGGTATCGCCGAGTGTTGCGAAGTCATTTTCGGCTATTTTGCGCAGGATGCGGCGCATGATTTTGCCGGATCTGGTTTTGGGCAGTGCCGGGGTGAAGTGGAGATGGTCGGGGGTGGCGATGGGGCCGATCTCTGTGCGGACATGGTTTTTGAGTTCTGCGGTGAACGCATCATCTGCCTCTTCACCGGCATTGAGCGTGACATAGCAGTAGATGCCCTGACCCTTGATGTCATGCGGATAACCCACCACCGCGGCCTCTGCGACCTTGGGGTGGGAGACCAGCGCGCTTTCCACCTCGGCGGTGCCCATGCGGTGGCCAGAGACATTGATCACATCATCGACCCGGCCGGTAATCCAGTAATAGCCGTCACTGTCTCTTCGGCAGCCATCGCCGGTAAAATATTTGCCCTTGTAGGTGGAGAAATAGGTCTGGATGAAGCGCTCATGATCGCCGTAGACGCTGCGCGCCTGACCCGGCCAGCTTGCGGTAATGCACAGGTTGCCGTCGGTTGCGCCATCCAGCACAGCACCGTCATTGTCGACCAGCTGCGGCTGGATACCAAAAAACGGTTTGCCGGCGCTGCCCGGCTTCATCCCGTGGGCACCGGGCAAGGTGGTGATCATGATACCGCCGGTCTCTGTCTGCCACCAGGTATCGATGATCGGGGACTGGGCATCACCCACCACATCATAATACCAGCGCCAGGCCTCCGGGTTAATCGGCTCGCCGACCGTGCCGAGCAAGCGAAGGGAAGAGCGGTCATGCGCTTTGACCGGTTCATCGCCCTCCCGCATCAGCGCGCGGATCGCGGTGGGAGCGGTATAGAAGATGTTGACCTTGTGCTTGGCAACCACTTGCCAGAACCGGCCGTGGTCGGGATAGTTAGGTACGCCTTCGAACATGACTTCGGTCGCGCCGTTAATAAGAGGACCGTAAACAATATAGCTATGCCCGGTGACCCAGCCGATATCGGCGCTGCACCAGAAGACCTCGCCCGGCTTATAGTCAAAGACATAGTGGAAAGTGGTGGCCACCCATACCGCATAGCCGCCAGTGGTATGGAGCACGCCCTTGGGCTTGCCGGTCGAGCCTGACGTGTAGAGGATGAACAGAGGGTCTTCTGCGCCCATGGGCTCGCACGGGCAGTCTGATGGTACATCGGCGGCCACCTCGTGATACCAGTGATCGCGGCCCTCGGTCATCGCGATATCACTGTCTGTGTGGTTCACGACCAGCACCGCATCGACATCCGCCCCGTCTTTTGCGAGCGCGGCATCGACATTGGCCTTCAACGGCACGCCCTTGCCGCCGCGCAGACCGCCATCCGCGCACACCACAAACTTGCTCTCGCAATCTTCAATCCGTCCGGCCAGCGCTTCTGGAGAAAAGCCGCCAAACACCACCGAGTGGATCGCGCCAATGCGCGCGCACGCCAGCATCGCCACTGCGCCTTCCACAATCATCGGCATATAGATGGTGACCCGGTCGCCCTTGCCCGCGCCCAGCTTCTTCAGCGCGCCCGCCATACGGATCACTTCGGCCTGTAGCTCGCCATAGGTGAGCGTACGGCCCGCCGCGCCCGGATCATCCGGCTCAAAGATCAAAGCCGTCACATCCCCCCGGCCCGCCGCCACATGCCTATCAACCGCATTGTGACAAATATTAAGCACACCGTCCTCAAACCACTTAATCGCCACAGGATCATAAGACCAGTTGGCGATGGTACCCGGCACCTGCGTCCAATCCAAACGCTCCGCCTGCCGAGACCAAAAACCGTCCGGATCAGAAAGGCTGACAGCGTAAAGAGCGGCATAATCTGATGAAGAAGCGTGGGCGGTACTGGTCGCCTTGCTGTCAGGCTGGATCATATCGTTCATTTTGCTCTCCGGGAATCAGTTCTCTTTTATGAACACTCTAGCAGAGGAAACAAACATGCGCCTTAGCTTTGTTGACGTATCTAAGGCTGACGTTACGACAAGCTGGGCTATCAGACAGCCTCTTGCGCCGCCTTCTTTTGAACTATAGTTTCGAAAAACAGAGGATGAGGGAAAATATGATGCGCAAAGCACTTTTACTTGCAGCCTGCTCAGCAGCATTGACCATTTCAGGATGTAGCAAAGACGATGGTTCAAGTGGCTCTGATGCCGAAGTTACTAACACCGAATATCCCGAACAGGTTTTCTGGGGCGATACCCATCTCCATACCGACAACAGCATTGATGCATTCGGTTTTGGCACCCGGCTTGACACAGAAGCAGCGTTGCGCTTTGCCAAAGGAGAAGAAGTAACCGCCAGCAAAGGGGCAAAAGCCAAGCTGTCCCGTCCTCTCGATTTTCTGGTGATCGCTGATCACAGCGACGCGGTTGGCGCAACCAAAGCGCTCTACGAAGCGCCGCGTATTGCACTATTGGGTAATGAATTTTTGCTCCGCTGGCATGACATGATGCACGAAAGTGATGAAGGATCATTGCGGGTAACAGCCGAATTGATCGACGGAGCAGCGAACGGAACTTTGCCAGAAGGACTGTTCGATCCGGAAGAATCAGCGGATCGGATCAAATCCCTGTGGACCGAACATGGTGAGACGCTGGACGAATATAATGAGCCCGGCAAATTTACCGCCTTTCATGGCTTTGAATATACGCCCATGCCTGGTGGCGATAATCTGCACAGGGTGGTGATGTTCCGTGATGGATCGGACAAGACCAGCACGATTCTTCCGTTTGCCAGTTTTGATGCTGGCGACCCGGAACAGCTATGGGCTTATATGGGTGCCTATGAACGGGATACTGGCGGTAAAGTTCTAGCCATCCCTCATAACAGCAATGTGTCCAATGGCCGCATGTTTGCGATGAATAAACTGGATGGCAGCCCGATTGACGAAGCCTATATCAAAACACGTGCGTTGCGGGAGCCGATAGTCGAGGTTACCCAGATCAAAGGCGACAGCGAAAGCCATCCCTTCCTCTCGCCCAATGATGAATTTGCCAACTATGGTGATGCCGGTTGGGACAAATGCAACCTGAGCTGCAGCAAGGACATGCCTCCTGAAAGCTATGGCGGCAGTTACACCCGCGAGGCACTAAAGCGCGGCTTGGAATTCACGCTGAAAATGGGGGCCAATCCCTTCAAATTCGGCATGATCGGTTCGACCGATAGCCACACATCACTGGCAACAGCGGACGAGAATAACTTCTTCGGCAAGCATAGTGGTAACGAGATTAACAATAAGGACCGCGCTTTGGCCCCGCAGAATCTGGGCACACGCAAAGGCCGTTTTGGTTGGCATTATTTGTCCAGTGGCTATGCTGCTGTTTGGGCGACTAGCAACACACGCGAAGCTATTTTCGACGCCATGATGCGACGCGAAGTTTATGCAACCACCGGGCCGCGTATGCAGGTGCGTTTCTTTGGCGGGTTTGACTTTGCCGAGGCCGATACCGATGACCTGGTCAAAACTGGCTATGCCAAAGGCGTTCCGATGGGCGGTGACCTCACCGGTGGTGGAGGGAAAGCGCCAACCTTCCTAGTCTCAGCGCTGATGGACCCCGAGAGCGCTAATCTCGACCGGATCCAAGTGATCAAAGGCTGGATCGACGGCAACGGGAAATCTCAAGAGAAAATCTATAATATTAGCTGGAGTAGTCCCGATAGCCGTAAGGTAGGAGCCGATGGAAAGCTGACCGCCGTGGGTAACACTGTTGATCTCACCCAAGCCACTTGGGAAAATAATATCGGCGCGCCGGAACTGGTCACATGGTGGCAGGATCCAGATTTCGATGCGGGGCAAAATGCATTTTACTATGTCCGCATATTAGAAATTCCGACGCCGACATGGCCGGTTTATGACGCGCTGAAATTCGGGCTCACACTGCCGGACGATGTTATAACAATCCAGCAAGAGCGGGCTTATTCATCGCCGATCTGGTATACCCCGGCCGCTGCAACAAGCTAACGCGATAGACGCCCCAACTGCAGGGCTAATCAGGAGTATCATGCAGAGATGAAACTGCTGAAAGAACCGTTGGTCCATTTTCTAGGTGGGGCTTTGTTAGTGTTCGCATTTTTCTGGGCCACCGGCACAGGCCGCGATCCGGCGGATTATGAAATTACGATCCGCGAGACCGATGTTGCGCGACTAAAAGCCGGTTGGGTACAAAATTTCCGCCGCGCGCCCACGCCAGGCGAGTTGGACAGCCTGATCGATCAGGAGATCAAGGAGGAAATCTACTATCGCGAAGCCTTGCGTCTTGGCCTCGACCGTAATGACCCGCTCATTCGTCGGCGCCTGTTTACGAAAATGCGATTCCTCGACAATCAAGAGGGAGTGGACGACAATCCGTCGGACGCGCTGTTGCAAAAATGGCTGGATGACAATCCTGAAAAATATACTCAATCGCCCTTCTATGATCTGGAACAGATTTATCTCGGTCAGAGTGCTCAACAGTCCATTGCGGCAACACTGGATGGCCTGAACCAAGGCACTGTCAAACCTGATGCTGTCCGCAAACCGATTTCTCTGCCAACCGAATTAAAACAGGCCGATGCATCTGAAATTGCACGCCAGTTCGGGGAAAAATTTGTCGCAGGATTGAACACCATCGCTGTCGGTGAGTGGCAAGGTCCGGTGCAATCCGGCTTTGGTCAGCATCTCGTCAAAATCACGGCCAAAACAGCTGGCAAATCACCAGCGCTGGATGACGTGCGACAAGCGGTAGCCAACGATTGGCGCGCCGCACAAACAACCCGTTTGGAAGAAGCCGCTTTTGACAAATATCGCGCGCAATATGACATCAAAGTTACTGGCCGGGAATGAAGGCCTGTGTCCTTGCCATTGTTTGTTTCATCGGCTTGCTATTTGGGGGATCCGAGGTCCATGCCGATGAGCTGCGTCCTGCCTATGTAGAGCTGAACCAGATATCGCCAAGCGAGTGGACCTTGCTTTGGAAGGCATCTGCCCAATCAAGGTTGGGCCGTTCTGGGGATGTTATATTACCAGAATCCTGCCGCGCTGTCGGCGAAACCAAACGGCACTTTGTCGCATCGAACATTTTGACCAATCAAACACTCAAATGCTCCGGCTCCATCGCGGGGCAGTCCATTGGCCTTAAGGGATTGGAACTATCCACAACCGATGCGCTGGTCCGGATCGCGCCGCTGGACGAAGAAACACAAACGCTGCGTCTGACACCCGATGCGCCGGTAACCACAATCGCCCAAAAAGACGCCATCGCTAACGTTGCATGGACTTATACCATCATCGGTATCGAGCATATCGTGCTGGGCTTTGATCACCTGCTATTCGTATTGGCGCTTGTGCTGCTGCTAAAAGGCGGGTGGCTTGTTGCCAAAACAGTAACCGCTTTCACTATCGCACACAGCATTACCTTGATTGGTTCCACGCTGGGCTATTTGTCCCTGCCCTCGCAACCGGTTGAAGCCATTATTGCGCTTTCCATCGTTTTTCTGGCGGTCGAAATCGTGAAGGCACAACGCGATGATGGTCGAGTTGGCGCGCGCCTGTCAGAGCGCTTTCCATGGATCGTCGCATTCCTGTTCGGCCTACTCCACGGCTTTGGTTTTGCCGGTGCCTTAGCTGAGATCGGATTGCCGCAAGATGATGTTCCGATGGCGCTTTTGACGTTCAACCTTGGCGTCGAGATCGGGCAGTTGCTAATTGTAGCTATGGCCTTTGCTGTATTGGCTTTGCTTCACCGCTTTCAGCAGTCATGGTTGCAACCAGTCAAAACAACAACCTCCTATGCGATCGGTATTATCGCAACCTATTGGTTTATCGAACGGATGGTGGCTTGAGCGGCGATTATTTAATTTTGTCACTCAACTGCGAAATGCGCAGCTCCAGCGCTTTCAGTTCGCTCAAAACCGACAGCAAGTTCATTCTCTGGAAAATCCAGTTCTTCGAAAAACCAACCATCATGAAAAGAAGTATTACACCGGTCGACCATAATATTATTTCCCTTGTGTCGACGGCGTTAAATGCGCGCCAACCAGAATAGAAAGCGCCCATCGCGACAAAGAATGTTATGATCGTGATCAAATAGGACCAGAACCGCATCGGTCCCTGTAATGTTGCGCCCAACTGCTCAAAAAGACCGCGGCCATTTTCCAAGTCTTGGAGAAAAGCCTTGTCCTCCGCGCTGAGCGTTGCGTCCAGCTTGTCATCAAATTTTGTCATCACATATCTCCTTCATTATGTTCGTCATCTAGCGCTGCCTTTAACTGCCGACGTGCATGAAATAGGCGGGATTTTGCCGTACCGATTGCCGCACCCGTTACCTCGGCAATCTCCTTGATCGTCAAGCCTTCACCGAAATAGAGCAAAGCTGCGGTTCGGTGGTCATCGCTTAGGCTGTCAAAGGCTTGATCAATCGTAACCTTGTCTTCGCCGCGCGGCGCTACGGATAGTTCCGCATCTTCAGCAGCGACAGTATGAAGGCTGCGATGCTTCCGGTTTCTGCCTATCTGATCCGCGCATTTGCGGTGCAGGATCGTATAGGCCCAGGCGGGAAAGCGGGATGGATTGCGCAAGCGGCGCCAACCCTTGCAAATCCCGCTCCATGCCTCCTGCACCGCGACCCGCGCCTGTTCTTCATCACGCAAGAGCCGGTAGGCCGTCCGCATCAATCGCGGATGCCACCGCGCCGCCAATCGTTCGCCCGCGCGCCGGTCCCCGGCCTGAATCCGGGTCAGCAACAGCTCATCATAAATCCGGTCAGTATCGCTGTAGCGCATAGACATCCCAATGGCCTTTACCCCTATAGTCGGAGCAAAGTGCCAAAAGGTTCAATCTTAAAATCAGCTTTGCAGAAAATTTCCTACGCGCGCAGAGACCCTAGCCGGCAGGTGGCCGGTGGGCGCTGTCCGACCAGTCCTGTCGCGCGGCCCATTGTTCCAGCGTTTCAAACTCGACCTCGGGCAGGCGTTGCTGCATGAAATCAGTATTGACCCAGAATGGCTTGGTCTCTGCCTTATTATTATATTCGTAGAAGGCAGCAATGCCGGCCGACATGGTTTCGCGATTTTCTTCCGGCACATCGTCACCAAAAGCGCCTACTAACAGGTCGCCAAATTCTGTTGGCGTGCATGGATCATATTTAATCTCACGGCCAAAGACTTTGGACAATATTTCCGCGACCTGTGGCGGCTTGATGCGCTGCGGTCCACCGATGTTTAGCCATGATCCTTCAAAGTCGGGGCGATCCATCGCGGCAACCATGCATTTGCCTACATCGTCCAGGCTGATCCAGTTTGCTTCCAGATGCGCTTCATGAGGATAGACATAGCGGCTTTCATCCACGATGAAGGGCCGGGCCCAATTGGTCAGCAGATTGTCCATGAACAGCACTGAGCCAAAGACAGTTGCAGGCACGCCCGAACGAAAAATCGAGTTCACGGCAATCGTATTATTGCCATAGGTAAATGGGTCACCCGGGCGCTCTGGAATCCAGCTTGACGTGTTCCAGATAAAGCGTTTGCCGCCCGCCTTTTCAACCGCAGCAGCGACGCGACCCGTTAAAGTGGCCCGGTCCTCGCGCGCTTGCAGGGGATGGGTGTAGAAGACGGCGTCCGAGCCTTCAAAGGCCGGAACCCAGGTTTCCTCGTCGTACAGATCAAAGATGCGCGCTTCATCGGCAATGTTGCTGCCACCCAGATCAGGGGTTTCGCTGCGCGATAGTGCTCGTACCCTATGGCCGGTTGCGCCCAATTGCCTGATTTGCGCCAATCCCTGACGCCCGGTTGCGCCGACCACTGATACCAATGCCATCTCAAATCCTCCTTTATATCTGCAAAGGAAGGTAATCGCACAGGCACCGGCGCCCAACGCTCCATTTTATCAGGGCATTTTTGTTAGGATGCTTGCTCGTTCAGCATCCTCTGCCAGCGCTGCATACCGGTAATCCAACGCTCCGGATCACTGCCCTTTTGCTTGATATAATCAGCCACTTGCGGATGCGGCATGATCAGGAAGCGTTCTTCTTCAATGGCATCAAGCGTGATCTGCGCCACCGCTTCTGCCGTCAACATACCGTCTTTCTCCACGGTCGATGTATCGATGCCTGCCGTCATCGCGGTTGCCACGCCTTGCGGACAAAGGACCGAGACTTTCAGCCCATCGTCGCCATGGGTGATCGCAAGCCACTCTGCGAAACTGACAGCCGCATGTTTAGTCACGGAGTATGGCGCCGATCCAATTTGCGCGAGGAGGCCAGCCGCAGAAGCCGTGCTCAGTATATAACCGCCACCGCGCGCCAGCATTTTCGGAACCAAGATTCGGGCTGCGCGAATATGTGCAAGGACGTTGATGTCCCAGATTTTCTGCCAGCCATCATCCGCAACCTCTACGCCGCCTTCCATGATGATCCCGGCATTGGAAACGAACAGATCGATAGGGCCGATGTCACTTTCTACAGTCTCGATAAGCGATGCGATGTCCGCTTCTAATGACACATCCGTTTGTATCGCTGTTCCGCCAATATCGCCCGCAACAGATTGCGCACCGGCCAAGTCGCGATCAGCACAGACGACATGTTTCGCACCTGCGGCCGCAAAGCGACGCGCCATAGCGGCACCAATTCCGCTCGCGCCACCGGTTATGACGATGATTTTGTCTTTGAGATTCATAAATGGGATGTCCTGTTCAAACTGTTTTGCAGGACATTAGGGGAAGGATCTGCCAATATACAAGCGGCGTCTGGTTTTTATGATCAACCCTGTTCAAGCACTTGCCAGGCCGTCGCACTGTCATAGACAAAACGCTCTTTCATGATGCCGTCGGCTGACCAGATTTGATGGGAAATTTCATTAAGCCTACGCGTAACGCCATTCTTGTCCGTCGCGTCGAACGTCCACATGATCATGACATGATCGCCGTCTACCAGCACGGTTTCTGGTGGATGGGTTTTCATTTCTTGTAGGCGATCCATTGCCCGCTTCTCATGCGCGATCAGGTTATCCCGACCCCGCCGCGGCGGTTCTCGGTTTTCCTGCATCGTCGCATCGACATGGTAAAAGTTTTTAATGGCATCGGCATGATCGCCATGCACGACGGCTTGAATAAATTGATCTACTCTCTTGCGGCTTGGCATGGATTCTCTCTTTCTATCGGTTTCTCTATTCATCCAGCGCGGCAAGAATGTT
Encoded proteins:
- a CDS encoding DUF885 domain-containing protein, translated to MTKYVLLTTTAFLAACSPTDGEVVSASANPAQAQTEQAEADSDINARLSTFFDDYDQIELANSPISKSYRGIKDMDYGKLDDPSDAAAVEQYERGQEALVVMEAEFDESQLSDDSKLSYRLFQARAERSKNAFPFRRNSYIFDQMNGAQSQIPAFMINIHRVTNKADAEAYVSRLNAAGPFFDSLVAQSAERANDGIIVPDWVFPYVINDAKNVISGAPFDEGEDSPIYADLQKKVNALSIPDAEKADLIARGRTALTDSLAPAYKSLIAEMERQQTMAVDGDGVWRFKDGAAYYAERLKNYTTTDLTADEIHQIGLDNVERIHGEMRKIMAQVGFEGSLQDFFEHLRTSDQYFHTSREDYLAEANLKLAAMEKELPKFFNTLPKAPFVIKPVEAFREKSAGKAFYQRPAPDGSRPGTYYVNLYDLKGMSKTELEALAYHEALPGHHLQLAIQTELGDLPAFRKFGGITAYSEGWGLYTEELGKDMGFYTDPYSDFGRLGMELWRACRLVVDTGIHDKRWSREKAIKYLTDNTPNPDSDIRKAIERYIVYPGQATAYMIGKLKIMELREKSQKELGDKFTMGDFHDVILRSGPVPLNIMEERVNSWIAANR
- a CDS encoding DUF421 domain-containing protein, coding for MFGLEPAWDTVLRGSVLGIIAFVWIIILVRMVGLRSFSKMTSFDFVVTVAMGSLLATAATMTSWSDFFQTLVAIIILFLAQYIISRLRKNSDRVESAIDNNPVLLMQDGVVDESALTRHRVSRADLIAKLREANVLRFSDVRAVVLEATGDISVLHGETMDDILLEGVEGR
- the acs gene encoding acetate--CoA ligase gives rise to the protein MIQPDSKATSTAHASSSDYAALYAVSLSDPDGFWSRQAERLDWTQVPGTIANWSYDPVAIKWFEDGVLNICHNAVDRHVAAGRGDVTALIFEPDDPGAAGRTLTYGELQAEVIRMAGALKKLGAGKGDRVTIYMPMIVEGAVAMLACARIGAIHSVVFGGFSPEALAGRIEDCESKFVVCADGGLRGGKGVPLKANVDAALAKDGADVDAVLVVNHTDSDIAMTEGRDHWYHEVAADVPSDCPCEPMGAEDPLFILYTSGSTGKPKGVLHTTGGYAVWVATTFHYVFDYKPGEVFWCSADIGWVTGHSYIVYGPLINGATEVMFEGVPNYPDHGRFWQVVAKHKVNIFYTAPTAIRALMREGDEPVKAHDRSSLRLLGTVGEPINPEAWRWYYDVVGDAQSPIIDTWWQTETGGIMITTLPGAHGMKPGSAGKPFFGIQPQLVDNDGAVLDGATDGNLCITASWPGQARSVYGDHERFIQTYFSTYKGKYFTGDGCRRDSDGYYWITGRVDDVINVSGHRMGTAEVESALVSHPKVAEAAVVGYPHDIKGQGIYCYVTLNAGEEADDAFTAELKNHVRTEIGPIATPDHLHFTPALPKTRSGKIMRRILRKIAENDFATLGDTSTLADPNVVDTLVQGRMNR
- a CDS encoding DUF3604 domain-containing protein encodes the protein MRKALLLAACSAALTISGCSKDDGSSGSDAEVTNTEYPEQVFWGDTHLHTDNSIDAFGFGTRLDTEAALRFAKGEEVTASKGAKAKLSRPLDFLVIADHSDAVGATKALYEAPRIALLGNEFLLRWHDMMHESDEGSLRVTAELIDGAANGTLPEGLFDPEESADRIKSLWTEHGETLDEYNEPGKFTAFHGFEYTPMPGGDNLHRVVMFRDGSDKTSTILPFASFDAGDPEQLWAYMGAYERDTGGKVLAIPHNSNVSNGRMFAMNKLDGSPIDEAYIKTRALREPIVEVTQIKGDSESHPFLSPNDEFANYGDAGWDKCNLSCSKDMPPESYGGSYTREALKRGLEFTLKMGANPFKFGMIGSTDSHTSLATADENNFFGKHSGNEINNKDRALAPQNLGTRKGRFGWHYLSSGYAAVWATSNTREAIFDAMMRREVYATTGPRMQVRFFGGFDFAEADTDDLVKTGYAKGVPMGGDLTGGGGKAPTFLVSALMDPESANLDRIQVIKGWIDGNGKSQEKIYNISWSSPDSRKVGADGKLTAVGNTVDLTQATWENNIGAPELVTWWQDPDFDAGQNAFYYVRILEIPTPTWPVYDALKFGLTLPDDVITIQQERAYSSPIWYTPAAATS
- a CDS encoding peptidyl-prolyl cis-trans isomerase — translated: MKLLKEPLVHFLGGALLVFAFFWATGTGRDPADYEITIRETDVARLKAGWVQNFRRAPTPGELDSLIDQEIKEEIYYREALRLGLDRNDPLIRRRLFTKMRFLDNQEGVDDNPSDALLQKWLDDNPEKYTQSPFYDLEQIYLGQSAQQSIAATLDGLNQGTVKPDAVRKPISLPTELKQADASEIARQFGEKFVAGLNTIAVGEWQGPVQSGFGQHLVKITAKTAGKSPALDDVRQAVANDWRAAQTTRLEEAAFDKYRAQYDIKVTGRE
- a CDS encoding HupE/UreJ family protein, with product MKACVLAIVCFIGLLFGGSEVHADELRPAYVELNQISPSEWTLLWKASAQSRLGRSGDVILPESCRAVGETKRHFVASNILTNQTLKCSGSIAGQSIGLKGLELSTTDALVRIAPLDEETQTLRLTPDAPVTTIAQKDAIANVAWTYTIIGIEHIVLGFDHLLFVLALVLLLKGGWLVAKTVTAFTIAHSITLIGSTLGYLSLPSQPVEAIIALSIVFLAVEIVKAQRDDGRVGARLSERFPWIVAFLFGLLHGFGFAGALAEIGLPQDDVPMALLTFNLGVEIGQLLIVAMAFAVLALLHRFQQSWLQPVKTTTSYAIGIIATYWFIERMVA
- a CDS encoding DUF6768 family protein: MTKFDDKLDATLSAEDKAFLQDLENGRGLFEQLGATLQGPMRFWSYLITIITFFVAMGAFYSGWRAFNAVDTREIILWSTGVILLFMMVGFSKNWIFQRMNLLSVLSELKALELRISQLSDKIK
- a CDS encoding RNA polymerase sigma factor is translated as MSMRYSDTDRIYDELLLTRIQAGDRRAGERLAARWHPRLMRTAYRLLRDEEQARVAVQEAWSGICKGWRRLRNPSRFPAWAYTILHRKCADQIGRNRKHRSLHTVAAEDAELSVAPRGEDKVTIDQAFDSLSDDHRTAALLYFGEGLTIKEIAEVTGAAIGTAKSRLFHARRQLKAALDDEHNEGDM
- a CDS encoding SDR family oxidoreductase, which gives rise to MALVSVVGATGRQGLAQIRQLGATGHRVRALSRSETPDLGGSNIADEARIFDLYDEETWVPAFEGSDAVFYTHPLQAREDRATLTGRVAAAVEKAGGKRFIWNTSSWIPERPGDPFTYGNNTIAVNSIFRSGVPATVFGSVLFMDNLLTNWARPFIVDESRYVYPHEAHLEANWISLDDVGKCMVAAMDRPDFEGSWLNIGGPQRIKPPQVAEILSKVFGREIKYDPCTPTEFGDLLVGAFGDDVPEENRETMSAGIAAFYEYNNKAETKPFWVNTDFMQQRLPEVEFETLEQWAARQDWSDSAHRPPAG
- a CDS encoding SDR family oxidoreductase translates to MNLKDKIIVITGGASGIGAAMARRFAAAGAKHVVCADRDLAGAQSVAGDIGGTAIQTDVSLEADIASLIETVESDIGPIDLFVSNAGIIMEGGVEVADDGWQKIWDINVLAHIRAARILVPKMLARGGGYILSTASAAGLLAQIGSAPYSVTKHAAVSFAEWLAITHGDDGLKVSVLCPQGVATAMTAGIDTSTVEKDGMLTAEAVAQITLDAIEEERFLIMPHPQVADYIKQKGSDPERWITGMQRWQRMLNEQAS
- a CDS encoding nuclear transport factor 2 family protein — encoded protein: MPSRKRVDQFIQAVVHGDHADAIKNFYHVDATMQENREPPRRGRDNLIAHEKRAMDRLQEMKTHPPETVLVDGDHVMIMWTFDATDKNGVTRRLNEISHQIWSADGIMKERFVYDSATAWQVLEQG